The Porites lutea chromosome 4, jaPorLute2.1, whole genome shotgun sequence genome contains a region encoding:
- the LOC140934423 gene encoding uncharacterized protein, whose product MFLIDGFKYGFHLFSVGQSRSYESPNLLSARQQPQVVDQKLAKELEAHRLAGPFDSPPFPVFRVSPLGIVPKKTPGEFRLIHHLSYPMGKSVNDGISHEHSSVQYANIDHAIKKIKQSGVGSYLAKTDIKNAFRILPINPQDYHLLGIKWSGQYYYDKCMPMGCSSSCKTFETFSTAIEWIAQDKLGIANLIHLLDDFLLIQTTESQCSRSLRLFLEL is encoded by the coding sequence ATGTTTTTAATTGATGGATTTAAGTATGGATTTCATCTCTTTTCTGTTGGTCAAAGTAGATCTTATGAATCTCCTAATTTGTTATCTGCACGACAACAGCCCCAAGTAGTTGATCAAAAGTTAGCTAAGGAGCTGGAAGCCCATAGGTTGGCTGGACCATTTGATTCACCACCCTTTCCTGTTTTCAGAGTGTCACCCCTGGGTATTGTTCCAAAGAAAACCCCAGGGGAATTTCGTCTGATTCATCATCTTTCATATCCCATGGGTAAATCAGTAAATGATGGAATATCCCATGAACATTCCAGTGTTCAATATGCTAATATTGACCATGCtattaaaaagataaaacagtCAGGTGTCGGTTCTTATTTGGCTAAAACCGATAttaaaaatgctttcaggatTTTACCCATTAATCCTCAAGATTATCATCTTTTAGGCATAAAGTGGAGTGGTCAATATTATTATGATAAATGCATGCCTATGGGATGCTCCAGCTCCTGTAAAACCTTTGAAACTTTTAGTACAGCTATTGAGTGGATTGCACAGGATAAGCTTGGTATAGCTAACCTTATTCACTTGCTAGACGATTTTCTCCTCATTCAGACAACAGAAAGTCAGTGTTCAAGAAGTCTTAGACTCTTCTTAGAATTATGA
- the LOC140933010 gene encoding uncharacterized protein: MAPEKTFGPSTILTFAGVELNTIRCESCLPEDKLLKCKQLIAEFIKKKKATLRELQSLTGVLNFACSVVVPGRCFLRRLIDLTIGLKRPGHFVRVSKEVKADLFTWQQFFQDNGKSFFLNEKWENSVSLQLFTDAAGAHGFGAVFGSHWCYGEWPKEWLGQNIAILEFYPIVLSLILWGDHIRDRCITFFTDNEALVHVINKSTCRDTSLMIFVRKLVLVCLRHNILFKAKHISGFKNTLADALSRLQIERFKKLAPAYMDPMPTAIPSHLLQANWHL, encoded by the coding sequence ATGGCACCTGAAAAAACATTTGGTCCATCTACAATTTTGACATTTGCAGGTGTGGAACTAAACACTATCCGTTGTGAATCATGCTTACCGGAAGATAAATTATTGAAATGTAAACAATTGATTGCGGAATTTATCAAAAAGAAGAAGGCAACATTGAGAGAGTTGCAGTCGCTTACCGGGGtactaaatttcgcttgttcaGTGGTTGTTCCGGGCCGTTGCTTTTTAAGACGGCTTATTGACTTGACAATTGGCCTCAAAAGACCAGGTCATTTTGTTCGTGTTTCCAAGGAGGTGAAGGCTGATTTGTTTACTTGGCAACAGTTTTTTCAAGACAATGGtaaatcattttttcttaatgagAAATGGGAAAATAGCGTGAGCCTACAGTTATTTACTGATGCGGCAGGGGCGCACGGTTTTGGAGCTGTATTTGGTTCTCACTGGTGCTATGGCGAATGGCCTAAGGAATGGTTGGGTCAAAATATTGCAATTCTGGAATTTTACCCAATTGTTCTGAGTTTAATTTTGTGGGGTGACCATATTAGGGACAGGTGTATTACATTCTTTACTGATAATGAGGCATTAGTACATGTGATAAATAAGTCTACCTGTAGAGATACTTCTTTAATGATTTTTGTTCGTAAACTTGTGCTAGTTTGTTTGAGGCACAATATTTTGTTTAAAGCCAAGCATATTTCGGGTTTTAAGAACACTCTTGCAGATGCACTGTCTCGTTTGCAGATCGAACGTTTCAAGAAACTAGCACCAGCTTACATGGATCCCATGCCAACAGCAATCCCATCCCATCTACTCCAGGCAAACTGGCATCTATAG
- the LOC140934422 gene encoding uncharacterized protein, with product MAFFAFLRIGEITVSKRDSVNGNLLQLDQVSKKHSGNGNVVSLIITFTSYKHNYNQNPFSIVLNRQPKACPVQSFLDYTSVRGIAHGPLFINHDGSPVLRSEFSKMLGSVIRLCNLDPNRYKGHSFRIGAATYAAEKGVSDDKIRHLGRWKSDAFKKYIRITSLESVS from the coding sequence ATggcattttttgcatttcttcgTATTGGTGAAATCACAGTGTCAAAGCGAGACAGTGTCAATGGTAACCTTTTACAACTGGATCAAGTTTCTAAAAAGCATAGTGGGAATGGCAATGTGGTTTCCTTGATAATTACATTCACAAGCTATAAACATAATTACAATCAAAATCCTTTTTCTATAGTTTTGAATAGACAACCTAAAGCATGTCCTGTTCAATCATTCTTGGATTATACTTCTGTTCGTGGTATAGCACATGGCCCACTTTTTATTAATCACGATGGGTCCCCAGTTTTAAGAAGCGAGTTTAGTAAAATGCTTGGCTCAGTTATTCGACTATGCAACTTGGATCCCAATAGATATAAAGGACACAGCTTTAGGATTGGTGCTGCTACTTATGCAGCTGAAAAAGGGGTTTCCGACGACAAGATTAGGCACTTGGGTAGATGGAAATCTGATGCCTTCAAAAAGTATATCAGAATAACCTCTCTAGAATCTGTTTCGTAA
- the LOC140934425 gene encoding uncharacterized protein, with the protein MALCVPKVMILGHSFVRRLSGDLENHFDDRAKSNFDLKSVKVRLFGIGGRTVKKIKQFDVANVSRFAPDVVILEIGTNDLCNEPPETVGSQIDELVELLLNHFSVRVVGVCLVIKRAEPMFNTKVDVLNRYLSVVVDRPRVFVWRHKILDSPSHDFLLEDGVHLNPRGQYLLYRSYRGAILKAVNILNKFE; encoded by the coding sequence ATGGCTTTGTGTGTCCCGAAAGTAATGATACTTGGTCATTCTTTCGTTCGACGCCTCAGTGGTGACTTGGAGAATCATTTTGACGATCGTGCCAAAAGTAACTTCGACCTCAAAAGTGTTAAGGTCCGTTTATTTGGTATTGGCGGAAGGACGGTTAAGAAAATTAAGCAATTTGACGTCGCGAATGTCTCCCGCTTTGCACCAGATGTTGTAATATTAGAAATAGGTACCAATGACCTTTGTAATGAACCACCAGAAACGGTTGGTTCTCAGATTGACGAATTAGTCGAGTTGTTGTTGAACCATTTTTCTGTTAGGGTAGTTGGAGTTTGTCTGGTGATTAAGCGAGCTGAGCCAATGTTTAATACGAAGGTAGACGTGTTAAATCGTTATTTAAGTGTCGTCGTCGACCGCCCCAGAGTGTTTGTATGGCGACACAAGATTTTGGACTCTCCAAGCCATGATTTCCTGTTGGAGGACGGAGTTCACTTAAATCCTCGTGGCCAGTATTTACTTTATAGAAGTTACCGAGGTGCAATTCTAAAGGCTGTGAACATTTTGAATAAGTTTGAGTGA